Below is a genomic region from Granulibacter bethesdensis CGDNIH1.
AGGCGGCGCGTGGAGTAGCTCAGCATCATACCGAGAGCGTTACCGACCACAAACATGGCGATGACCAGCGCAAGACGCTCGAACCGCTCAATATTTTCCAGACTGAGCGCCACCCCCATCCGTGTGGTATTGCCGCTCATGAAAGACATGAATTCATCGACCGACAGAAAGCCGATGGCATCCGTCATGCCCGCGAGCATGGAGAGGCTGAAGACAAGTATAAAACCGACTGTGGCACGCATGATGCGCACGACGCGTGGCGTAAGAGCGAACGGCATAAAAATGGCTCCGAAAGGCGTTGATCCGTGGTTTCAGACAGTCTTCCTGCCATTGAACGGCCGGGATATACGGGTAACGCCTGACGAAAGAATGGCGCTCACGTAACAAAATATGTCGCACCACGTTTTTTTTGCCTGACCGGGTCAGCGATCCGTCAGACGCAACTCGATCCGCCGGTTTTTTGCCAGATCAGCTTCGCTATCTCCCTGGGAGACGGGCTGATAATCCGCGAAAGCGTCAGCCGAGACATGGTTGCCGGGGACACCCTGTTCGATCAGCAGCCGGGCCACATTAATGGCGCGTTGAGCCGATAGCTCCCAGTTGGAAGCGAATTTGCCATTGACCATTTTCTGCCGATCGGCATGCCCATCGACCCGCAGCAGCCAGTTGACGTTGGGCGGAAATTTTTTCGACAGCTGGATCAGCGCGGCGGCGATATCCTTCACCTGCTGGCGCCCTTGTTCGGTCAGATCGGCATTGCCGGATGGAAACAGCACATCACTCTGAAACACGAAGCGATCGCCCACCACCTGAATCCCGGGTCGCCCGGCCAGGACTTCCCGCAACTTGCCGAAAAACTCGCTGCGATATTTTTTCAGTTCCTCGACTTTCTCGGCCAGTGCGACGTTCAGGCGCATACCGAGATCGGCGATGGTGCGGTCTTTGGACTGGGACTCTTTCTCCGATGCATCCAGGGCCGACTGCACGGCGGCAAGTTGGCGGCGAATGGCTTCCAGATCGTCACGCAGCCTGTCCAGAGCGGTATCCTTGCTGTGGATGGTCTGGTCCAGTTCAGCAAGCTTTGCCTCGGCGCGTTTTACATCCTGATCACGACCGGCAAGCTGGCTTTCCAGACGGGATTTCTGCTCGGCCAGTACGACGGTCTGTGTCCTCAGACGGGCCATATCGGCTTCTTTCCCGGCCGCTTCATTGCGTAACCGTTCAAGAGAGTGTGCAAGCTGCGTGCTGTGTTGCTGCTCCAGCGCGAATTGACGAGAAATGATGGCCAGCTGCCGGTTCAGCTCATCAAGCCTGTGTTCCTTACCGGCCAGCGTGTAGGACAGAAAAGCCTGTGCCAGAACAAAGACCAGCAGCACAAAGATGATGACCATCAGCAGGGTAGACAGGGCATCTACATAGCCAGGCCAGACATGAAGGTTTTCGCCGCTGGTGTTGCGCCGCCGGGAAAGCGCCATCTCAGCCCTGCGCGTCGTCTGCCAGCGCGCCGACCGTGCGGGTCAGGATGCGCAGATCGTTGCGGAGTTCGGCAGTGGATTGAATGCGGCCCTGTTCGGCCTCGATCATCTGACGCTGCAACAGTGCTTCGACAGCGCGCATATGGGTTTGCAGCAGTTCCGACAGGCTGCGCTCTTCATCGTATCGTTCATTCAGAGTGCGCAGGATCGGGGTAAGCTGATTCTGGGCCTCCGCAATTTTGACCATCATCTGCTGGCCGGTACGCACTGTGTCGGAGAGTGATCCGATCCGCTCGGTCAATGCAAGCAGGGCCTGATGAGAGGCCTGACGGTTTTCCTCTCCCCGCGCGAGAGTCTGTTGAAGCCGTTCCATGTTTTCGGCGGTCTGTTCCAGCAGGGCCTGTACATAGACCGGCACGCTGCCTTCACCATCTGCCCCGAGCGCGCCGGAGGAAAGACGGGTCAACCCGGCCAGCCACTCTTCCAGCTCATTGAAGAAGCGATTTTGTGCCTGTCCGGCGGTCAGATCCAGAAAGCCCAGCACCAATGCGCCGGACAGACCGAACATGCTGGCGGAGAATGCGGTGCCCATTCCGGCGATCGGGCGGGCCAGTCCGGATTTCAGCTGCTCGAACATCATGTTCACATCACCGGATCCGTTGACCGACATCCCGGAGATGACGTCACTGACCCCGCCAATGGTGCGCAACAGCCCCCAGAACGTGCCTAGCAACCCGAGGAAAATCAGCAATCCGGTCATATAGCGGGACAGTTCCCGGCTTTCATCCAGACGGCTGGCAATCGTATCGAGCACCGATCGCATCGCCGAGGCGGAAAGGGTAAAGCGTTTTTCTCCCGGGCGTGTGGTGCTGGCGGCCCTGGTCACCAGCATACTGGCCATGGGGGCGAGCAGACGGGGCTGGCTGGCGCTGTCCGGTGCCTGATCGCGCCGGAAGGATACCAGCCAGCGCACTTCAGGCTCCAGCCGGGTTACCTGCCGGAGGTTCCAGATAATGCCGAGCAGAAGGATCAGCAGGATCAGCCCGTTCAGATACGGGTTATGCAGAAAGATCGGCTTCAGCGCCGGTTCCAGCGCAACTGCAATTCCCCCGACAGCAGCAAGAAACGCAAGCATCCGGAGAAGATATGCAACCGGCCTGACCATATTGGAAGCACGTGTCGAGCTGGTCGCGAGGCTCATTACGGGTGTCCTTGCGCCGGAAGAGGTTGTTCTGGCGGTTTACTGTCAGGTTTGGCGTCAGATTGGGGAGGAGCCTTGCTCGGCTGGGTTCGAATAATATCGGCTCTGTCCGCAGGACCTTTGCCGATATTGCTGCCGAGAGCGCGGACAAAAATTTTGGTTGAGGGCATGCCCGCCGCAATCAGGGCGCTTCTGATGGTCAGGGCGCGGGACAGGGACAGGCGGCGTGCGGTGGATGGATCGTCAGCGGTGCCGGGGGCATAAGCGAGGATGGTAACGCTTTCATTCGACAGCTTGCTGACTTCCCGGGCAGCCTCCCGCAACGCGTCATTGGTGGCGGGGCTGATGTCGGAACGACCTGGGCCGAACATAACCCTCAATCCTTCACCGGTTGTGGACAGCCCCCCCGGTGCATCCGCAGCCACGACAGGTGGCGGCACGGGCGGAGAGGTATGGTCGGGTGCTGAAGGCAGGGGCGGGGTAATAACAGGGGCAACAGGGGGTGTTGCCGGCATTTTTACCGGAGGCGGCGGTGTCGCCGGTTTTTTAGCATTCTCTTCTTTCGAAGAAGTCTTCTTACCGGATACAGCTTTGTGTTTCTTGCTGTTTTTGGTGGGTGACGGATGCTTGGTCACTGCTTCGTCGGTCTGCTGTCCCGTCACCGGCTTGCCGTCCAACTGATCCAGAGCACGCGTATCGACTTGTGCTTCGGCATGCGCTTCATGCAATGGCGCAGGCACGCTCATTGCGAGCGTGACCGTCAGCATGGTTCGGGAGAGGCTGGAGAAAAGGGAATACGGCATCATGCGCTTCATGGCGGTATTCATATCCTGCTCTCCAGACCAGACTCAATCCATGGAACAGCGATGAATCAACTTGTACGGGATGCGGCTACCCCATCCTGCACGATATCAAGCAGTTTGGAATGCAGATGGCCGTTGCTGGCGACGACATCTCCGGTCTGAAGCGGATCGCCACCTGCTGGATCGACGGCATAGCCACCTGCCTCCCGTACCAGCAGCAGCCCGGCGGCAACATCCCAAGGTTTCAGTCCAAGTTCCCAGAATCCATCATAGCGCCCTGCCGCAACCCAGGCGAGATCAAGTGCGGCAGAGCCGAAGCGGCGGATACCGGCCACCTGCGGCATCAATGTGCCGAGCGTGCGGGCAAAAGCCAGACGGCGTGGGGCGCTCACGGCGGCAAAAGGAATGCCGGTGGCAAACACGGCATCGTGCAGCTCCCGTCGTGCGGAGACACGGAGGCGACGCTCGTTCAGAAAGGCGCCTGCGCCTTTTTCCGCCCAGAACATTTCATCAACTGCGGGAGAATAGACCACGGCGGCGGCCAGCTCGGT
It encodes:
- a CDS encoding OmpA family protein, giving the protein MNTAMKRMMPYSLFSSLSRTMLTVTLAMSVPAPLHEAHAEAQVDTRALDQLDGKPVTGQQTDEAVTKHPSPTKNSKKHKAVSGKKTSSKEENAKKPATPPPPVKMPATPPVAPVITPPLPSAPDHTSPPVPPPVVAADAPGGLSTTGEGLRVMFGPGRSDISPATNDALREAAREVSKLSNESVTILAYAPGTADDPSTARRLSLSRALTIRSALIAAGMPSTKIFVRALGSNIGKGPADRADIIRTQPSKAPPQSDAKPDSKPPEQPLPAQGHP
- a CDS encoding peptidoglycan -binding protein yields the protein MALSRRRNTSGENLHVWPGYVDALSTLLMVIIFVLLVFVLAQAFLSYTLAGKEHRLDELNRQLAIISRQFALEQQHSTQLAHSLERLRNEAAGKEADMARLRTQTVVLAEQKSRLESQLAGRDQDVKRAEAKLAELDQTIHSKDTALDRLRDDLEAIRRQLAAVQSALDASEKESQSKDRTIADLGMRLNVALAEKVEELKKYRSEFFGKLREVLAGRPGIQVVGDRFVFQSDVLFPSGNADLTEQGRQQVKDIAAALIQLSKKFPPNVNWLLRVDGHADRQKMVNGKFASNWELSAQRAINVARLLIEQGVPGNHVSADAFADYQPVSQGDSEADLAKNRRIELRLTDR
- a CDS encoding inositol monophosphatase family protein produces the protein MALRLSPHMTVMQNAAQRAAKRLLRDFNEVEQLQVSVKGPSDFVSQADLRSEQSIRDDLTKARPGYALLMEESGASGGDNWTWRWVVDPLDGTTNFLHGIPHWAISIGLERRLPDGNTELAAAVVYSPAVDEMFWAEKGAGAFLNERRLRVSARRELHDAVFATGIPFAAVSAPRRLAFARTLGTLMPQVAGIRRFGSAALDLAWVAAGRYDGFWELGLKPWDVAAGLLLVREAGGYAVDPAGGDPLQTGDVVASNGHLHSKLLDIVQDGVAASRTS